The DNA sequence TGAAGCTCGACGCCGTGCTGGTGCAGCTCTCCGCGCCGGATCGCCACGGCCGCTGTTCGCTGGGCACCGCCGTGGACGCCGCGCGCGCCGCCGTCGACAGCGCCGCGCTGGTGCTCGCCGAGATCAATGCCAAGATGCCGCGCACGCACGGCAACACGGCCGTCGCGCTCACCAGGCTCACCGCCTTCACCACGACGGATCGCCCGCTGCCCGAGCACGCGCCTGCCGCCGAGACGCCGGAGATCGCGCGCATCGGCGAGTTGGTGGCCGATCTCATCGAGGACGGCTCCACGCTGCAGATGGGCATCGGCGCGATTCCCGATGCCGTGCTCGCGCGCCTCGGCACCCGGCGCAACCTCGGCGTGCACACGGAGATGTTCTCCGACCGTCTCGTGGACCTCTACCACACCGGCGCGATCACGAACGACCAGAAGTCCTTCGCGCGCGGGCGCATCGTGACGTCGTTCGTGCTCGGGTCGCAGAAGGTCTTCGACTTCGTCCACGACAACTCGGCCGTGCAGTTCGAAGGCTGCGACTACACCAACGACACCGGCCGGATCGGGCGCAACCCGAAGGTCGTGGCCATCAACTCCGCGTTGCAGGTGGACCTCACGGGCCAGGTCTGCGCCGACTCCATCGGCAC is a window from the Pseudogemmatithrix spongiicola genome containing:
- a CDS encoding acetyl-CoA hydrolase/transferase family protein, with the protein product MTLPPTWAQAAGSPDEVVKHIRSGMHVFVHGSAATPHPLLQALCRRSDLENVTLYHLHTDGPAPWMAPEMAGRIRGVSLFTGPSQREPVNAGRADYVPIFLSDVPGLFTSGIVKLDAVLVQLSAPDRHGRCSLGTAVDAARAAVDSAALVLAEINAKMPRTHGNTAVALTRLTAFTTTDRPLPEHAPAAETPEIARIGELVADLIEDGSTLQMGIGAIPDAVLARLGTRRNLGVHTEMFSDRLVDLYHTGAITNDQKSFARGRIVTSFVLGSQKVFDFVHDNSAVQFEGCDYTNDTGRIGRNPKVVAINSALQVDLTGQVCADSIGTRIYSGIGGQMDFIRGAARSAGGKPIIALPSTAAKGTVSRIAPVLDEGAGVVTTRGHVHWVVTEFGAVNLHGRSLRERADLLISIAHPDFRAELRKWKR